A portion of the Juglans microcarpa x Juglans regia isolate MS1-56 chromosome 1D, Jm3101_v1.0, whole genome shotgun sequence genome contains these proteins:
- the LOC121249459 gene encoding CLK4-associating serine/arginine rich protein isoform X2: protein MWHEARRSERKVHDMMDAARKRAQRRAVFLAKRRGDPQQSIQALGARSRVYRDDALYQATQDQQGLIPWNGKQEILIDRFDGRALLDFIRDSGSRHFRVQEKSEEEEEVEEFVNFERYRDLIKHRRRGFTDEEGLQHVNQEMEAKVVAPFMSDRSQPQPPASKGSYSQVGFSYEGEGKEEAHLSDADDNEDDDEDEDDEDFNSDDSNDEGMDIIAKEFGVKRYGWLVYMDKKAKEEEKRQKEVIKGDPAIRKLSRKERRKVSQIEREREREVARVTGARVLHHDPYREPRRSPTYEAYPRSRRSRSRSYSPSYSRRYSRGGHSDDVHRSKPRTPKIEYITEFGGSGDGDELKLERFSPPPSPPSQADMLNRPSSGRILEALHVDPASNVSLDKEKSAKVLKPAVSTTSAIAKLSKASTSGGTLKQQQGEKKETPQERLKRIMSRQLNKQIKKDTAAEMAKKREQERQRLEKLAETSRLGRYGHRSRSRSYSRSPSRYRHSRSPSRSRSSRRYYSRSRSRSHSPTRSRSRSHSYSRSPRVRSRSRYR from the exons atGTGGCACGAGGCGAGGCGGTCGGAGAGGAAGGTCCACGACATGATGGACGCGGCTCGGAAGCGAGCGCAGAGACGAGCCGTGTTCTTAGCTAAGCGGCGTGGCGATCCTCAGCAATCGATCCAGGCCCTTGGCGCTCGCTCGCGAGTGTACCGGGATGATGCCCTCTACCAAGCCACTCAGGACCAGCAAGGCCT GATACCTTGGAATGGGAAACAGGAAATTTTGATTGATAG ATTTGATGGCCGTGCACTTCTGGATTTCATTCGGGATTCTGGGTCCCGACATTTTCGGGTTCAGGAGAagtctgaagaagaagaagaagtagaagagtTTGTTAATTTTGAGCGTTATCGGGATTTAATTAAGCACCGGCGTAGAGGAT TTACCGATGAGGAGGGTTTGCAACATGTAAACCAGGAGATGGAAGCGAAGGTTGTGGCTCCATTTATGTCAGACAG ATCTCAACCGCAACCTCCTGCAAGCAAAGGCTCTTATTCGCAGGTGGGATTTTCTTATGAGGGGGAGGGGAAAGAGGAAGCCCATCTTTCTGATGCTGATGAtaatgaggatgatgatgaggatgaagaCGACGAAGATTTCAACAGTGATGATAGCAATGACGAAGGGATGGATATTATAGCAAAAGAATTTGGTGTAAAAAGGTATGGATGGCTTGTTTACATGGATAAAAAGGCTaaggaggaagagaaaaggCAAAAGGAAGTTATCAAAGGTGATCCTGCAATT AGGAAGCTGAGCCGCAAGGAAAGAAGGAAGGTTTCTCAaatagaaagggagagagaaagagaagttgCACGAGTGACTGGTGCCAGAGTGCTCCATCACGATCCATACCG GGAGCCTAGACGAAGTCCAACTTATGAAGCTTATCCTCGCTCTAGAAG ATCTAGATCACGGTCGTATTCCCCATCATATTCAAGGCGCTATTCTCGTGGAGGGCATTCTGATGATGTTCATCGAAGCAAACCAAGGACACCAAAAATAGAATACATTACTGAATTTGGGGGCTCCGGTGATGGGGATGAACTGAAGCTTGAACGATTTTCTCCACCCCCATCTCCACCATCTCAAGCTGACATGTTGAACCG GCCATCATCCGGTCGCATACTTGAGGCGTTGCATGTTGATCCTGCATCTAATGTGTCTCTTGATAAGGAAAAGAGTGCTAAAGTTTTGAAACCAGCAGTAAG CACAACTTCAGCAATAGCGAAGTTAAGTAAGGCAAGTACCTCTGGGGGGACTTTAAAACAACAACAGGGGGAGAAGAAGGAAACTCCTCAAGAACGACTTAAAAGGATTATGAGCAGGCAGCTGAACAAACAAA TTAAAAAAGATACTGCTGCTGAAATGGCTAAAAAACGTGAGCAAGAGCGCCAGAGGCTTGAAAAGCTTGCAGAAACAAGTCGTTTAGGTCGATATGGGCATCGGAGCCGCAGCCGCAGCTACAGCCGTTCTCCTTCAAG ATACAGGCATAGTAGAAGTCCAAGTAGAAGCAGGAGTTCACGAAGATATTATTCCCGTTCCCGCTCTCGTTCCCATTCCCCCACCCGTTCCCGTTCCCGCTCTCACTCTTACTCCCGTTCTCCAAG GGTAAGAAGCCGTTCAAGATACCGATAG
- the LOC121249459 gene encoding CLK4-associating serine/arginine rich protein isoform X1: MWHEARRSERKVHDMMDAARKRAQRRAVFLAKRRGDPQQSIQALGARSRVYRDDALYQATQDQQGLIPWNGKQEILIDRFDGRALLDFIRDSGSRHFRVQEKSEEEEEVEEFVNFERYRDLIKHRRRGFTDEEGLQHVNQEMEAKVVAPFMSDRSQPQPPASKGSYSQVGFSYEGEGKEEAHLSDADDNEDDDEDEDDEDFNSDDSNDEGMDIIAKEFGVKRYGWLVYMDKKAKEEEKRQKEVIKGDPAIRKLSRKERRKVSQIEREREREVARVTGARVLHHDPYREPRRSPTYEAYPRSRRSRSRSYSPSYSRRYSRGGHSDDVHRSKPRTPKIEYITEFGGSGDGDELKLERFSPPPSPPSQADMLNRPSSGRILEALHVDPASNVSLDKEKSAKVLKPAVSTTSAIAKLSKASTSGGTLKQQQGEKKETPQERLKRIMSRQLNKQIKKDTAAEMAKKREQERQRLEKLAETSRLGRYGHRSRSRSYSRSPSRRYRHSRSPSRSRSSRRYYSRSRSRSHSPTRSRSRSHSYSRSPRVRSRSRYR; the protein is encoded by the exons atGTGGCACGAGGCGAGGCGGTCGGAGAGGAAGGTCCACGACATGATGGACGCGGCTCGGAAGCGAGCGCAGAGACGAGCCGTGTTCTTAGCTAAGCGGCGTGGCGATCCTCAGCAATCGATCCAGGCCCTTGGCGCTCGCTCGCGAGTGTACCGGGATGATGCCCTCTACCAAGCCACTCAGGACCAGCAAGGCCT GATACCTTGGAATGGGAAACAGGAAATTTTGATTGATAG ATTTGATGGCCGTGCACTTCTGGATTTCATTCGGGATTCTGGGTCCCGACATTTTCGGGTTCAGGAGAagtctgaagaagaagaagaagtagaagagtTTGTTAATTTTGAGCGTTATCGGGATTTAATTAAGCACCGGCGTAGAGGAT TTACCGATGAGGAGGGTTTGCAACATGTAAACCAGGAGATGGAAGCGAAGGTTGTGGCTCCATTTATGTCAGACAG ATCTCAACCGCAACCTCCTGCAAGCAAAGGCTCTTATTCGCAGGTGGGATTTTCTTATGAGGGGGAGGGGAAAGAGGAAGCCCATCTTTCTGATGCTGATGAtaatgaggatgatgatgaggatgaagaCGACGAAGATTTCAACAGTGATGATAGCAATGACGAAGGGATGGATATTATAGCAAAAGAATTTGGTGTAAAAAGGTATGGATGGCTTGTTTACATGGATAAAAAGGCTaaggaggaagagaaaaggCAAAAGGAAGTTATCAAAGGTGATCCTGCAATT AGGAAGCTGAGCCGCAAGGAAAGAAGGAAGGTTTCTCAaatagaaagggagagagaaagagaagttgCACGAGTGACTGGTGCCAGAGTGCTCCATCACGATCCATACCG GGAGCCTAGACGAAGTCCAACTTATGAAGCTTATCCTCGCTCTAGAAG ATCTAGATCACGGTCGTATTCCCCATCATATTCAAGGCGCTATTCTCGTGGAGGGCATTCTGATGATGTTCATCGAAGCAAACCAAGGACACCAAAAATAGAATACATTACTGAATTTGGGGGCTCCGGTGATGGGGATGAACTGAAGCTTGAACGATTTTCTCCACCCCCATCTCCACCATCTCAAGCTGACATGTTGAACCG GCCATCATCCGGTCGCATACTTGAGGCGTTGCATGTTGATCCTGCATCTAATGTGTCTCTTGATAAGGAAAAGAGTGCTAAAGTTTTGAAACCAGCAGTAAG CACAACTTCAGCAATAGCGAAGTTAAGTAAGGCAAGTACCTCTGGGGGGACTTTAAAACAACAACAGGGGGAGAAGAAGGAAACTCCTCAAGAACGACTTAAAAGGATTATGAGCAGGCAGCTGAACAAACAAA TTAAAAAAGATACTGCTGCTGAAATGGCTAAAAAACGTGAGCAAGAGCGCCAGAGGCTTGAAAAGCTTGCAGAAACAAGTCGTTTAGGTCGATATGGGCATCGGAGCCGCAGCCGCAGCTACAGCCGTTCTCCTTCAAG AAGATACAGGCATAGTAGAAGTCCAAGTAGAAGCAGGAGTTCACGAAGATATTATTCCCGTTCCCGCTCTCGTTCCCATTCCCCCACCCGTTCCCGTTCCCGCTCTCACTCTTACTCCCGTTCTCCAAG GGTAAGAAGCCGTTCAAGATACCGATAG